The Sesamum indicum cultivar Zhongzhi No. 13 linkage group LG6, S_indicum_v1.0, whole genome shotgun sequence genome has a segment encoding these proteins:
- the LOC105164721 gene encoding cell division control protein 2 homolog A isoform X2: MEQYEKVEKIGEGTYGVVYKGRHRTTNETIALKKIRLEQEDEGVPSTAIREISLLKEMQHGNIVRLQDVVHSEKRLYLVFEYLDLDLKKHMESCPEFSQNPRLVKTFLYQILRGIAYCHSHRVLHRDLKPQNLLIDRRTNALKLADFGLARAFGIPVRTFTHEVVTLWYRAPEILLGSRHYSTPVDIWSVGCIFAEMVNRRPLFPGDSEIDELFRIFRIMGTPTEDTWSGVTSLPDFKSSFPKWPPKELATVVPNLDSAGLDLLGKMLCLDPSKRITARSALEHEYFKDIGFVP; encoded by the exons ATGGAGCAG TATGAAAAAGTTGAGAAGATTGGTGAAGGAACATATGGAGTGGTGTACAAGGGTCGTCATCGCACAACTAATGAAACTATTGCTCTGAAGAAAATCCGGCTCGAGCAGGAAGATGAGGGAGTACCGAGCACAGCTATCAGAGAGATCTCACTCTTGAAAGAGATGCAACATGGGAATATTGTAAG GTTGCAGGATGTTGTTCACAGTGAGAAGCGCTTGTATCTGGTATTTGAATATCTGGACTTGGATTTAAAGAAACATATGGAATCTTGTCCAGAATTCTCTCAGAATCCTCGTCTGGTTAAA ACATTTTTGTACCAAATACTACGTGGAATTGCTTATTGTCATTCTCACCGTGTCCTTCACCGAGACTTGAAGCCTCAAAACTTGCTGATAGATCGACGTACTAATGCATTAAAACTTGCAGACTTTGGATTGGCCAGAGCATTTGGTATTCCTGTCAGGACATTTACACATGAG GTTGTGACTCTATGGTACAGAGCCCCAGAAATACTACTTGGATCACGCCACTATTCTACTCCGGTGGATATATGGTCAGTTGGTTGTATATTTGCTGAGATGGTAAACCGGCGACCCTTGTTTCCTGGGGACTCTGaaattgatgaactctttaGGATATTTAG AATCATGGGCACCCCGACTGAAGATACCTGGTCAGGAGTGACATCTCTGCCTGATTTTAAATCATCATTTCCGAAATGGCCACCCAAG GAGCTGGCAACTGTAGTTCCAAATCTTGATTCAGCTGGCCTTGACCTCCTTGGT AAAATGCTATGCTTAGATCCCAGCAAAAGAATTACAGCCAGAAGTGCTCTTGAGCATGAGTACTTTAAGGATATTGGGTTTGTCCCGTGA
- the LOC105164722 gene encoding histidine-containing phosphotransfer protein 4-like isoform X2 yields the protein MEGHQLQHQAACMRKALFDQGYLDDQFLQLEDLEDEANPNFVEEVVKLYYSDSARFIRNIELTLDKNPFDFEKLDDIMHQFKGSSSSIGAKKLKTECTQFQEYCKIGNFEGCMRTFQEVKQEHAVLKKKLESYFQLARQAR from the exons ATGGAGGGACATCAACTGCAACATCAGGCTGCCTGCATGAGGAAAGCCCTTTTTGATCAG GGATATCTTGATGACCAATTCCTACAGTTGGAGGATTTGGAGGATGAAGCCAACCCTAATTTTGTGGAAGAGGTGGTTAAGCTATATTACAGTGACTCGGCTCGATTTATCCGAAACATAGAACTGACACT GGATAAAAATCCTTTTGACTTTGAGAAACTGGACGATATTATGCATCAGTTCAAGGGCAGCAGCTCAAG CATTGGCGCCAAGAAGCTCAAAACGGAATGCACACAATTTCAAGAATACTGCAAAATTGGGAACTTTGAGGG GTGCATGAGGACATTCCAAGAGGTAAAACAAGAGCATGCAGTCCTGAAAAAGAAGCTCGAGAGTTATTTTCAG CTAGCAAGACAAGCTCGTTAG
- the LOC105164724 gene encoding protein SAWADEE HOMEODOMAIN HOMOLOG 1 isoform X2, with translation MDLRPRQRQTFTGFTITEVQRMEHLLNEFKEKSLEDEFCKKLARVFNRSSGRAGKPVVKWTEIQSWFEKNQQEGLFKETSVDAAKKSPVAPEAPTQSEKGEDLSRLEFEARSSKDGAWYDVDTFLSHRFLSTGEIEVRVRYVGFGAEEDEWVNIRDSVRERSVALEHSECRKVKVGDLVVCFQERQDQARYYDAHVIEIQRRWHDIRGCRCLFLIRYDHDNTEEKVRLRRLCCRPNIIAKFGEN, from the exons ATGGACCTCCGGCCGAGGCAGAGGCAAACCTTTACTGGGTTCACGATAACCGAG GTTCAAAGAATGGAGCATTTACTTAatgaatttaaagaaaaatctcTGGAGGATGAGTTCTGCAAGAAATTGGCAAGAGTTTTCAA TCGCTCCAGTGGTCGAGCCGGAAAACCTGTTGTAAAGTGGACTGAG ATTCAAAGTTGGTTTGAGAAGAATCAACAAGAAGGCCTCTTTAAAGAGACTTCAGTTGATGCAGCCAAGAAGTCACCTGTTGCCCCTGAAGCTCCAACTCAGA GCGAGAAGGGTGAAGATCTATCCAGGTTGGAATTTGAAGCGAGATCATCGAAGGATGGTGCATG GTATGATGTTGATACATTTCTTTCCCATAGATTTCTCAGTACTGGTGAAATT GAAGTTCGTGTAAGATATGTGGGGTTTGGAGCAGAGGAGGATGAATGGGTGAACATAAGGGATTCTGTGAGGGAACGATCTGTTGCTTTGGAGCATTCAGAATGTCGGAAAGTGAAGGTTGGAGATCTAGTAGTTTGCTTCCAg GAGAGACAAGATCAAGCAAGATACTATGATGCTCATGTTATAGAGATCCAAAGGAGATGGCATGACATAAGAGGTTGCAGATGTCTTTTCTTGATTAGATATGACCATGATAACACAGAG GAGAAAGTGCGTTTGAGGAGACTATGCTGCCGGCCTAACATAATAGCAAAGTTTGGGGAAAATTAA
- the LOC105164723 gene encoding NADP-dependent malic enzyme, whose protein sequence is MESTFKELSGESVLDLKDKTGIGGGVEDVYGEDRASQDQPITPWTVSVASGYSLLRDPRHNKGLAFTEKERDAHYLTGLLPPVVLSQELQEKRLMHNLRQYEVPLHRYIAMMDLQERNEKLFYKLLMDNVEELLPVVYTPTVGEACQKYGSIFKRPQGLYISLKEKGKILEVLKNWPEKSIQVIVVTDGERILGLGDLGCQGMGIPVGKLSLYTALGGVRPSACLPITIDVGTNNKKLLEDEFYIGLKQNRATGQEYAELLEEFMSAVKQNYGEKVLVQFEDFANHNAFDLLAKYRTTHLVFNDDIQGTASVVLAGLVSALKLMGGTLADHTFLFLGAGEAGTGIAELIALQISKETNVPLEQTRKKIWLVDSKGLIVCSRKESLQHFKVPWAHEHEQVKELLDAVKEIKPTVLIGTSGVGRTFTKEVVEAMASINQKPLILALSNPTSQSECTAEEAYTWSEGRAIFASGSPFQPVEYNGNMFVPGQANNAYIFPGFGLGLIMSGTVRVHDDLLLAASEALANQATEENYEKGLIYPPFTNIRKISANIAATVAAKAYELGLASRLPRPKDLVNFAESCMYTPVYRNYR, encoded by the exons ATGGAGAGTACATTCAAGGAGTTGAGCGGTGAATCAGTTCTTGACTTAAAGGATAAAACTGGAATTGGTGGTGGCGTTGAGGATGTTTACGGTGAGGATAGAGCTTCTCAGGATCAGCCTATCACCCCTTGGACTGTTTCTGTTGCTAG CGGGTATAGCTTGTTGCGTGATCCACGGCACAACAAAGGACTTGCTTTCactgagaaagaaagagatgcCCACTACTTGACGGGCCTTCTACCCCCAGTAGTTCTTTCTCAAGAGCTCCAG GAGAAGCGGTTGATGCACAATCTGCGTCAGTATGAAGTGCCATTGCACAGATATATAGCCATGATGGATCTCCAG GAGCGAAATGAGAAGCTGTTTTACAAGCTTCTCATGGATAATGTTGAGGAACTTCTTCCAGTAGTCTATACTCCGACTGTTGGTGAGGCCTGCCAGAAGTATGGTAGCATTTTCAAGCGTCCTCAGGGACTTTATATCAGCTTAAAAGAGAA GGGAAAGATTCTTGAAGTGTTGAAAAACTGGCCTGAAAAATCTATTCAAGTTATTGTGGTAACCGATGGTGAGCGTATTTTAGGGCTTGGAGATCTTGGCTGCCAG GGAATGGGGATTCCAGTAGGAAAACTCTCTCTATATACAGCTCTTGGAGGAGTTCGTCCTTCAGCT TGCCTGCCTATAACCATTGATGTTGGCACGAATAACAAGAAGCTGCTGGAGGATGAGTTTTACATTGGTCTGAAACAGAACAGAGCAACTGGGCAG GAATACGCTGAGCTTCTAGAAGAGTTCATGTCTGCAGTTAAACAAAACTATGGCGAGAAGGTCCTTGTACAG TTTGAAGATTTTGCCAACCACAACGCCTTTGATCTACTTGCCAAATACCGGACAACTCATCTCGTGTTCAATGATGATATCCAG GGTACAGCTTCTGTCGTTCTTGCTGGGCTTGTTTCAGCTTTGAAGCTAATGGGGGGAACTTTAGCAGATCACACTTTCTTATTCCTGGGTGCTGGAGAG GCTGGGACCGGTATAGCTGAACTTATTGCTCTTCAGATATCCAAAGAG ACAAATGTGCCTTTGGAACAGACAAGGAAGAAAATTTGGCTTGTGGACTCTAAG GGGCTGATTGTGTGCTCTCGTAAAGAGTCTCTTCAGCATTTCAAAGTGCCTTGGGCTCATGAACATGAACAGGTGAAGGAATTGCTGGATGCAGTTAAG GAAATAAAGCCAACAGTTCTAATAGGGACCTCTGGTGTCGGAAGGACATTTACAAAAGAAGTCGTAGAGGCCATGGCATCCATAAACCAG AAACCTCTCATTCTTGCTTTGTCAAACCCAACCTCACAATCAGAGTGTACTGCTGAAGAAGCTTATACATGGAGCGAG GGACGAGCAATCTTTGCAAGTGGAAGCCCATTCCAACCTGTCGAGTACAATGGGAACATGTTTGTGCCTGGCCAG GCAAATAATGCATATATCTTTCCTGGGTTCGGTTTGGGACTGATCATGTCTGGTACAGTTCGTGTACACGATGATTTGCTTTTGGCAGCCT CGGAAGCATTGGCGAATCAGGCAACAGAGGAGAACTATGAAAAAGGACTCATCTATCCTCCGTTTACTAATATCAGAAAGATTTCAGCCAACATTGCAGCTACTGTAGCTGCTAAGGCATATGAACTTG GTCTGGCTTCACGTCTGCCCCGCCCTAAGGATCTTGTCAACTTTGCGGAGAGCTGCATGTACACTCCAGTGTACCGCAACTACCGCTGA
- the LOC105164724 gene encoding protein SAWADEE HOMEODOMAIN HOMOLOG 1 isoform X1 has translation MDLRPRQRQTFTGFTITEVQRMEHLLNEFKEKSLEDEFCKKLARVFNRSSGRAGKPVVKWTEIQSWFEKNQQEGLFKETSVDAAKKSPVAPEAPTQSKATGNPRMPEGEKGEDLSRLEFEARSSKDGAWYDVDTFLSHRFLSTGEIEVRVRYVGFGAEEDEWVNIRDSVRERSVALEHSECRKVKVGDLVVCFQERQDQARYYDAHVIEIQRRWHDIRGCRCLFLIRYDHDNTEEKVRLRRLCCRPNIIAKFGEN, from the exons ATGGACCTCCGGCCGAGGCAGAGGCAAACCTTTACTGGGTTCACGATAACCGAG GTTCAAAGAATGGAGCATTTACTTAatgaatttaaagaaaaatctcTGGAGGATGAGTTCTGCAAGAAATTGGCAAGAGTTTTCAA TCGCTCCAGTGGTCGAGCCGGAAAACCTGTTGTAAAGTGGACTGAG ATTCAAAGTTGGTTTGAGAAGAATCAACAAGAAGGCCTCTTTAAAGAGACTTCAGTTGATGCAGCCAAGAAGTCACCTGTTGCCCCTGAAGCTCCAACTCAGAGTAAAGCAACTGGAAATCCACGAATGCCTGAGG GCGAGAAGGGTGAAGATCTATCCAGGTTGGAATTTGAAGCGAGATCATCGAAGGATGGTGCATG GTATGATGTTGATACATTTCTTTCCCATAGATTTCTCAGTACTGGTGAAATT GAAGTTCGTGTAAGATATGTGGGGTTTGGAGCAGAGGAGGATGAATGGGTGAACATAAGGGATTCTGTGAGGGAACGATCTGTTGCTTTGGAGCATTCAGAATGTCGGAAAGTGAAGGTTGGAGATCTAGTAGTTTGCTTCCAg GAGAGACAAGATCAAGCAAGATACTATGATGCTCATGTTATAGAGATCCAAAGGAGATGGCATGACATAAGAGGTTGCAGATGTCTTTTCTTGATTAGATATGACCATGATAACACAGAG GAGAAAGTGCGTTTGAGGAGACTATGCTGCCGGCCTAACATAATAGCAAAGTTTGGGGAAAATTAA
- the LOC105164722 gene encoding histidine-containing phosphotransfer protein 4-like isoform X1, whose protein sequence is MEGHQLQHQAACMRKALFDQGYLDDQFLQLEDLEDEANPNFVEEVVKLYYSDSARFIRNIELTLDKNPFDFEKLDDIMHQFKGSSSSIGAKKLKTECTQFQEYCKIGNFEGCMRTFQEVKQEHAVLKKKLESYFQVFLLVHVYNCVYVCVDVHFVTN, encoded by the exons ATGGAGGGACATCAACTGCAACATCAGGCTGCCTGCATGAGGAAAGCCCTTTTTGATCAG GGATATCTTGATGACCAATTCCTACAGTTGGAGGATTTGGAGGATGAAGCCAACCCTAATTTTGTGGAAGAGGTGGTTAAGCTATATTACAGTGACTCGGCTCGATTTATCCGAAACATAGAACTGACACT GGATAAAAATCCTTTTGACTTTGAGAAACTGGACGATATTATGCATCAGTTCAAGGGCAGCAGCTCAAG CATTGGCGCCAAGAAGCTCAAAACGGAATGCACACAATTTCAAGAATACTGCAAAATTGGGAACTTTGAGGG GTGCATGAGGACATTCCAAGAGGTAAAACAAGAGCATGCAGTCCTGAAAAAGAAGCTCGAGAGTTATTTTCAGGTCTTCCTCCTAGTGCATGTGTACAACTGCGTGTATGTCTGTGTAGACGTACATTTTGTAAccaattaa
- the LOC105164721 gene encoding cell division control protein 2 homolog A isoform X1 codes for MKALSREIAENTAHSLFFIHTLFTLSTFHRSPMEQYEKVEKIGEGTYGVVYKGRHRTTNETIALKKIRLEQEDEGVPSTAIREISLLKEMQHGNIVRLQDVVHSEKRLYLVFEYLDLDLKKHMESCPEFSQNPRLVKTFLYQILRGIAYCHSHRVLHRDLKPQNLLIDRRTNALKLADFGLARAFGIPVRTFTHEVVTLWYRAPEILLGSRHYSTPVDIWSVGCIFAEMVNRRPLFPGDSEIDELFRIFRIMGTPTEDTWSGVTSLPDFKSSFPKWPPKELATVVPNLDSAGLDLLGKMLCLDPSKRITARSALEHEYFKDIGFVP; via the exons GGAAATTGCAGAAAACACAGCGcattctctcttttttattcACACTCTTTTCACTCTCTCCACATTTCATCGATCTCCG ATGGAGCAG TATGAAAAAGTTGAGAAGATTGGTGAAGGAACATATGGAGTGGTGTACAAGGGTCGTCATCGCACAACTAATGAAACTATTGCTCTGAAGAAAATCCGGCTCGAGCAGGAAGATGAGGGAGTACCGAGCACAGCTATCAGAGAGATCTCACTCTTGAAAGAGATGCAACATGGGAATATTGTAAG GTTGCAGGATGTTGTTCACAGTGAGAAGCGCTTGTATCTGGTATTTGAATATCTGGACTTGGATTTAAAGAAACATATGGAATCTTGTCCAGAATTCTCTCAGAATCCTCGTCTGGTTAAA ACATTTTTGTACCAAATACTACGTGGAATTGCTTATTGTCATTCTCACCGTGTCCTTCACCGAGACTTGAAGCCTCAAAACTTGCTGATAGATCGACGTACTAATGCATTAAAACTTGCAGACTTTGGATTGGCCAGAGCATTTGGTATTCCTGTCAGGACATTTACACATGAG GTTGTGACTCTATGGTACAGAGCCCCAGAAATACTACTTGGATCACGCCACTATTCTACTCCGGTGGATATATGGTCAGTTGGTTGTATATTTGCTGAGATGGTAAACCGGCGACCCTTGTTTCCTGGGGACTCTGaaattgatgaactctttaGGATATTTAG AATCATGGGCACCCCGACTGAAGATACCTGGTCAGGAGTGACATCTCTGCCTGATTTTAAATCATCATTTCCGAAATGGCCACCCAAG GAGCTGGCAACTGTAGTTCCAAATCTTGATTCAGCTGGCCTTGACCTCCTTGGT AAAATGCTATGCTTAGATCCCAGCAAAAGAATTACAGCCAGAAGTGCTCTTGAGCATGAGTACTTTAAGGATATTGGGTTTGTCCCGTGA